Proteins from a single region of Larus michahellis chromosome 13, bLarMic1.1, whole genome shotgun sequence:
- the LOC141750882 gene encoding tRNA (32-2'-O)-methyltransferase regulator THADA-like isoform X1, whose translation MVAAAPAMGAERQARACAAFYGALGIAQPVLSCLRCLRQFAGSTAKRCKDKHLEEALLLSRALSEGLRALGDAEAQPLLRCVLAFQMEATGSSSSFQKLEQIVTQLAVGKEALLSQEVGALLAGLVPQGEVLSPGDLQSVCMFIEESSLGRQHWQQNLAPLLQGLATTLRWVLQSQPTPGGMWGYLAVKACLQLFQALPKDVAPLVWSMAGKSEALQSLLGLLLEVSWGKMVFSAVPLPPLQAQVPNKDARLLAGTALSMLLNTAPQPERGASAALALFQLQHRGGGELQFGELALEVPPVLEPDGLEKLVLTRGLLTCCKTDILSCQLESFTRQACLLLDVVLPAVCALTKEQKDCHYYCFQACALWLQRLRDSLPAVWHLTGTRILARDAEPLQQLTQLVWDNAETPVEGVSEFIHSSFRLLLEIYHLECQHFQDQERPLYQQMLQRVVSMPWQIKARYVPLCAIVPYVGSQQVLDAYPDLPQHLLSCLSTNHLCPAATEVYKALVRQQCAERQDGQRGTDAALAERWALRWLPLLSQALRSPLPILQSNAANHLLAWTLRQLPAVQALLDAQFSGWDTASLRAWVSLLKAQKSVAGALPLRGEVLERLSCCLGAREDGVRLAALGLLCCSPSTNQPLSGSEVRLLREFLPLNLNCDSSSFRQLLQAAVRKALVRLRDSSLAQLRGKVPQGAEPSEGAGQLAQAVGFVEWLLQLSIASLSPGSNYQRKKTALLLLAAVLETCTDTWSPERKKGQPPRTMATLLSYARQSGCWDFFSQTNLLALLSCLQDSTNEIRDLASELLVRYFPPTFPEPIALALFQLAQDALGSPRVQEAEAGAVLMKTILQKSDSSTMKSLALEAEADPTLPNRGLCFAQHLLHVLQAQYAAACRDLLRAAATAPMHGAIAALRRCLLQVPEVAASMRAAELVQSWQELLTHLVTTARDITSFLLGTLQSRQGPGADEQAAAPSFADMGNAIGSLIMLGKGQGQEEEEEDSVLLSEEHSLILTCCWVSVKEIGLLLGGLAELLLAPALTAGSGSLLPLPTLQMAAKVFQEILLRCRHWGAVEGCSMGFTKFCAALLKHPDAELQAIPQTMLEQGLEALSGPRSSSITRRAAGFPMLFLCIVSGEAPAQARPLLTHCIQTLLALATTALPQDWDQTLDLPQVCACHVLQTLVRGAGLGGVVLRHATPMVALALRGLGSPCWAMRNAAIQLFSALTSRLLGQQRSRGEGCLAEGVSLQAFLGQHPQLGAVLLGELGAAAVPVPGGPQLHPALHAVLTLLAQLQPSAGGPGSRSACFLGPLLGLAGSPIYAMRSMAAKALVPVVPPPQRRGLLLQLARQLPTAPGRVRSHNAVHGHLLQMRALLAPAPGTDGLSAEALRPVALQLEARGWLLTPAQRCPLVRAAFLQVLALLPASFSPSFAQSIRDAISTELGSLPPGGKPGCAELQVGLAVLHQTMARFVCSEGARLADDERIGAVCSLLRQPNPDVQLAILSWVISGEGGTCEELEKALGLTLLESLRSVLRERRDKEFLRLYLEALLHLYREPSSWSQEASRKLQGSSAACLEMLLHMVEAECPGPDLLLQALCAASLLLAHWFEGEDSTLLERWCAALEECSRSASSEVLRLAAARSLQKAGADVVRRSLRAACPSLVPVALRLINVGIHLLQDEEREVRHEASGFASLLRQDAGEPLRDGCVFVQDNLGLLGLLQLLPAEFGEHPETFDLLLQHLPVLDLRDIMEELEANKATSLYKEDEPNVFAEPAVLARQLLAILLQLLEKAPAGSPPRASALRWLVATGPGILRDLRYCEQCWSQEPAARRGMKALGCAKVHMAVAVLLVRAQLAAQVLRVLGDSATTVPGLGGGAQEVEQELAMVQGLLAQHGLAPALSQGNVPGEPGPPSGAA comes from the exons ATGGTGGCGGCAGCACCGGCCATGGGAGCCGAGCGGCAGGCGCGGGCCTGCGCTGCCTTCTACGGGGCGCTGGGCATCGCTCAGCCGGTGCtctcctgcctgcgctgcctgcggCAATTCGCGGG GAGCACTGCCAAGAGATGCAAAGACAAGCACCTGGAGGAGGCTCTCCTGCTGTCACGGGCACTGAGCGAGGGTCTGCGGGCGCTGGGTGATGCGGAGGCACAGCCCCTGCTTCGCTGCGTCCTGGCTTTCCAGATGGAGGCAActggcagctccagctccttccAGAAACTGGAACAG ATTGTGACCCAGCTGGCGGTGGGGAAGGAAGCCCTGCTGTCCCAGGAGGTGGGCGCGCTGCTGGCCGGCCTGGTGCCGCAGGGAGAG GTGCTGTCTCCTGGAGACCTTCAGTCAG TGTGCATGTTCATAGAGGAGAGCAGCCTGGGCCggcagcactggcagcagaaCCTGGCCCCGCTGCTGCAGGGCCTGGCCACCACCTTGcgctgggtgctgcagagccagcccACGCCCGGCGGCATGTGGGGCTACCTGGCCGTCAAG gccTGCCTCCAGCTCTTCCAGGCGCTGCCAAAGGACGTGGCCCCCCTGGTGTGGAGCATGGCGGGGAAGAGCGAAGCCCTGCAGagcctcctggggctgctgctggaggtgtcGTGGGGGAAG ATGGTGTTTTCAGCTGTGCCTTTGCCTCCCTTGCAAGCCCAGGTCCCAAACAAGGACGCGCGGCTGCTGGCGGGCACGGCGCTGAGCATGCTGCTGAACACGGCCCCGCAGCCCGAGCGCGGGGCCAGCGCCGCGCTGGCCCTCTTCCAGCTCCAGCACCGAG GTGGGGGGGAGCTGCAGTTTGGGGAGCTGGCATTGGAGGTCCCCCCGGTCCTGGAGCCAGATGGGCTGGAGAAGCTTGTGCTCACCAGAGGTTTGCTGACGTGCTGCAAGACCGACATCCTCAGCTGTCAGCTGGAGAGCTTCACCCGCCAG GCCTGTCTGCTGCTGGACGTGGTCCTTCCCGCAGTGTGTGCCCTGACCAAGGAGCAGAAGGACTGCCACTACTACTGCTTCCAAG CCTGTGCCCTGTGGCTGCAGCGCCTGCGGGACAGCCTGCCCGCCGTCTGGCACCTGACGGGGACCCGCATCCTGGCCCGGGACGCCGAGCCGCTCCAGCAGCTCACCCAGCTGGTGTGGGACAACGCCGAGACCCCG GTGGAAGGGGTTTCCGAGTTCATCCACAGCTCCTTCCGACTGCTCCTGGAGATCTACCACCTCGAGTGCCAGCACTTCCAGGACCAGGAGAGACCCCTCTACCAACAGATGCTGCAGAGGGTGGTCTCGATGCCGTGGCAAATCAAAGCCAGATACGTGCCCCTGTGTGCCATCGTTCCCTACGTGGGCAGCCAGCAG GTGCTGGACGCCTACCCAGACCTGCCGCAGCACCTCCTGAGCTGCCTCTCCACCAACCACCTGTGTCCTGCAGCCACCGAGGTCTACAAGGCCCTGGTGCGGCAGCAGTGTGCCGAGCGGCAGGACGGGCAGCGGGGCACGGATGCAGCGCTGGCAGAGCGGTGGGCGCTGCGCTGGCTGCCGCTGCTCTCCCAGGCGCTCCGCTCCCCCCTGCCCATCCTGCAAAGCAACGCCGCCAACCACCTCCTCGCCTGGACCCTGCGGCAGCTCCCGGCTGTCCAGGCGCTGCTGGACGCTCAGTTCAGCGGCTGGGACACGGCGTCGCTCCGGGCTTGGGTCTCGCTGCTGAAGGCGCAGAAGAGCGTGGCGGGGGCCCTGCCGCTGCGgggagaggtgctggagcggctctcctgctgcctgggcGCCCGCGAGGACGGCGTTCGGCTGGCGGCACTGGgtctcctctgctgcagccccagcaccaacCAGCCCCTCTCGGGCAGCGAGGTGCGGCTGCTGCGGGAGTTCTTGCCCCTCAACCTCAACTGCGACTCCTCCTCGTTccggcagctgctgcaggcagcggtgaGGAAGGCGCTGGTCCGGCTGCGGGACAGCTCGCTGGCCCAGCTGCGAGGGAAGGTGCCCCAAGGTGCCGAGCCGAGCGAGGGAGCGGGGCAGCTCGCCCAGGCAGTAG GCTTCGTGGAgtggctgctgcagctcagcatcGCCTCGCTCAGCCCGGGCTCCAACTACCAGAGGAAGAAGACggctctgctcctcctggccGCAGTTTTGGAGACTTGCACGGACACCTGGAGTCCCGAGAGGAAGAAGGGCCAGCCCCCGC GGACCATGGCCACGCTGTTGAGCTATGCCCGGCAGAGCGGCTGCTGGGACTTCTTCTCCCAGACCAATTTGTTggccctgctgagctgcttgCAGGACAGCACTAACGAG ATCAGAGACTTGGCCTCGGAGCTTCTTGTCCGCTACTTCCCCCCGACATTCCCCGAGCCCATCGCCCTGGCTCTCTTCCAGCTGGCCCAGGACGCCCTGGGCAGCCCGCGAGTGCAGGAGGCTGAAGCCGGAGCCGTGCTGATGAAGACCATCCTGCAGAA GTCAGACAGCAGCACCATGAAGAGCCTGGCCCTGGAGGCTGAAGCAGACCCGACGTTGCCCAACCGAGGCCTGTGCTTCGCTCAGCACCTTCTCCACGTGCTGCAAGCCCAGTACGCTGCGGCGTGCCGGGACCTGCTGCGGGCAGCAGCCACCGCGCCAATGCACG GAGCCATCGCAGCCCTGCGGAGGTGCCTGCTCCAGGTGCCGGAGGTGGCCGCCTCCATGCGGGCAGCAGAGTTggtgcagagctggcaggagctcCTCACCCACCTCGTCACCACAGCGAGAGACATCACCTCCTTCCTGCTGGGCACTCTGCAGAGCCGGCAAGGCCCCGGCGCCGATGAGCAAG CTGCTGCCCCATCGTTTGCAGACATGGGGAACGCCATCGGCTCCCTCATCATGCTGGGGAAAggccaggggcaggaggaagaggaggaggactcAGTCCTGCTGTCGGAGGAGCACAGCCTGATCCTGACCTGCTGCTGGGTATCAGTGAAG gagatagggctgctcctggggggcctggctgagctgctgctggccccAGCGCTGACCGCCGGATCGGGGTCCCTCCTGCCGCTCCCCACCCTGCAGATGGCCGCAAAGGTCTTCCAGGAAATCCTGCTGCGGTGCCGGCACTGG GGAGCGGTGGAGGGCTGCAGCATGGGCTTCACCAAGTTTTGTGCCGCTCTGCTGAAGCACCCGGATGCGGAGCTGCAGGCCATCCCAcagaccatgctggagcag GGCTTAGAAGCGCTGAGTGGACCCCGCAGCAGCTCGATCACGCGCCGTGCCGCCGGCTTCCCCATGCTCTTCCTCTGCATTGTCAGCGGGGAGGCCCCGGCGCAGGCACGGCCGCTGCTGACCCACTGCATCCAGACACTGCTAGCCTTGGCCACCACAGCCCTGCCGCAGGACTGGGACCAGACCCTCGACCTCCCGCAG GTGTGTGCCTGCCATGTGCTGCAGACACTGGTGCGTGGTGCGGGGCTGGGCGGCGTGGTGCTGCGGCACGCCACGCCGATGGTGGCCCTGGCCCTGCGGGGCCTGGGCTCGCCGTGTTGGGCCATGAGGAACGCAGCCATCCAGCTCTTCA gtgcCCTCACGTCCCGGCTGCTGGGCCAGCAGCGGAGCCGTGGGGAGGGCTGCCTGGCGGAGGGGGTGAGCCTGCAAGCCTTCCTCGGGCAGCACCCCCAGCTGGGCGCCGTGCTGCTGGGCGAGCTGGGGGCGGCTGCCGTGCCCGTGCCGGGGGGACCCCAGCTGCACCCCGCGCTCCATGCCGTCCTCACCCTCCtggcccagctgcagcccagcgctGGTGGCCCCGGCAG CCGCTCGGCTTGCTTCCTGGGGCCACTGCTAGGGCTGGCGGGCAGCCCCATCTACGCCATGCGCTCCATGGCTGCCAAGGCGCTGGTGCCGGTCGTCCCACCGCCCCAGCGCCGggggctcctcctgcagctggccCGGCAGCTCCCCACCGCACCCGGACGGGTCCGCTCGCACAATGCCGTCCACGGACACCTGCTGCAGATGCGGGCGCTGCTGGCCCCTGCTCCGGGCACCGACGG GCTGTCGGCCGAGGCGCTGCGCCCCgtggctctgcagctggaggcacGGGGCTGGCTGCTCAcccctgcccagcgctgcccgcTCGTCCGCGCCGCCTTCCTCCAGGTCCTggccctcctgcctgcctcctttAGCCCCAGCTTTGCCCAGAGCATCCGTGACGCCATCAGCACCGAGCTGGGCAGCCTCCCACCCGGGGGAAAGCCAGGATGTGCTGAGCTGCAG GTAGGCTTGGCCGTCCTCCACCAAACCATGGCCCGCTTCGTGTGCAGCGAGGGAGCCCGGCTGGCAGACGACGAGCGGATTGGCGCTGTCTGCTCGCTTCTCCGGCAGCCGAATCCCGACGTCCAGCTTGCCATCCTGAGCTGGGTGATCTCTGGAGAGGGAGGAACgtgtgaggagctggagaaggctCTTGGGCTGACATTGCTG GAGAGCTTGCGGTCGGTGCTACGAGAGAGAAGGGACAAAGAGTTCCTGAGATTGTACCTTGAGGCTTTGCTGCATCTTTACAGAGAACCCTCATCGTGGTCCCAGGAAGCTTCCCGTAAGCTCCAAGGCTCCTCAGCAGCATGCCTGGAGATGCTGCTGCACATGGTGGAGGCTGAGTGTCCTGGCCCCGACCTCCTCCTCCAGGCGCTGTGTGCTGCCAGCCTGCTGCTCGCCCACTG GTTTGAAGGTGAGGACAGCACGCTGCTGGAGCGATGGTGCGCGGCGCTGGAGGAGTGCAGCCGGTCTGCTTCGTCCGAGGTGCTGCGGCTGGCGGCCGCCCGCTCCCTGCAGAAGGCGGGTGCCGATGTGGTGCGACGATCCCTGCGTGCTGCCTGTCCCTCGCTTGTCCCCGTGGCTCTGCG gcTGATAAATGTCGGCATTCACCTTCTGCAAGATGAGGAGCGGGAGGTCCGGCACGAGGCCTCGGGATTCGCCAGCCTCCTGCGGCAAGACGCAGGCGAGCCACTCCGAGACGGCTGCGTCTTCGTGCAGGACAACCTGGGCTTGCTGggtctcctgcagctcctcccgGCAGAGTTTGGGGAGCACCCCGAAACCTTCGActtgctgctgcagcatctccccgTCCTAGATCTCAGGGACAtcatggaggagctggaggccaacAA AGCCACCAGCCTGTACAAGGAGGATGAACCCAACGTTTTTGCGGAGCCGGCCGTTCTGGCACGGCAGCTGCTCGccatcctgctgcagctcctggagaaggCGCCCGCTGGCAGCCCACCCCGTGCCTCAGCTCTGCGATGGCTGGTGGCCACGGGCCCCGGCATCCTGCGCGACCTGCGGTACTGCGAGCAATGCTGGAGCCAAG AGCCCGCTGCCCGCCGGGGGATGAAGGCGCTGGGTTGTGCCAAGGTGCACATGGCCGTGGCCGTGCTGCTGGTGCGGGCCCAGCTGGCGGCACaggtgctgcgggtgctgggtGACAGTGCCACCACCGTGCCAGGGCTGGGCGGCGGAGCCCAGGAGGTGGAGCAGGAGCTCGCGATggtgcaggggctgctggcacagCACGGGCTGGCCCCTGCGCTGAGCCAGGGCAATGTGCCAGGGGAGCCGGGACCACCGTCTGGGGCTGCCTGA